The following are from one region of the Tachysurus fulvidraco isolate hzauxx_2018 chromosome 24, HZAU_PFXX_2.0, whole genome shotgun sequence genome:
- the kiaa1522 gene encoding uncharacterized protein KIAA1522 homolog isoform X2: MSRSSSTGDLVPKDITEMLALQNKISKSRKKRGSSLSRTFSWFKGSKPKRIVSNGQSRSGRLGDWTGECSTIMQDVDNYDVSKAGQKHDEQSKLAVHYTASQQYQENVFIEGSRPKYLEDLHTEAQKGLLQLLQQEEHNTARDLEDDQPVSTETAQTENDVNCEERAKHLSFDSTADNSSIVSAMSSRPVLTRQGSTFKPLNPVKRLDNTRKRSRRTTIMGIPQQIQKELCMGRVDLIQIQNDGGDDSSGRVIIPRIDGEMPITNNEGARVHLQDIETLQVSRDDQLLRNHIYAVYRDDFLLNIKSGTQMAQRPRSLAVPGITTSSALLQEPQGPVMSISPQATYLSTIIPNAILPSAIDVIEIDRNCNRRSVRTVSKSSLAPASPASSHSGGGTHDEPNSKWSHSQSSETIVSQPSTTSFKGSIPSSHEEQMSLKSSISCDVAETAENSRLCSRNLSVMKAKLPPAPPRRTYSLHHEKLKQGPRQLASTKDFKYLDSNGRQPDVALSTKEDATSFYTENISTQSPVSPSYDDTNLSVNVSPQKPLQDPTEDQSESNNSSPQDIFERTLSPSSGYSSQSGTPTHYSKDICPSSPRKQKLKPPKPERTGTRISPAVSVSSSLVSLSSNVSDSANQLTHTHTTQSQPPKISPAVTTIKNRVTPPPSATLRDLFNIPPPPKVKAPCPPPPETWVHNECTTKLLCGPSTSTHRIQELQKNDHADILIMKNQDTIDTTIQYCDQRKISVENETNGTHSENKSAMNEHILVQEQVILDQKEQVGHVMHKRMHDNSEELKSKQEDSVNSKKLQSEEKMSQILTLKEHFVIESCNVSTVILPENDFSTPEIEKTADQYFVKHSTDKEILNHRTPKSLSVEGPRDISIAPSPSPPPEHSPPPPPPIGSEMSSVCSVSVLLQEEEVQPEIEKELPTVEPSWPPPPPPMDDSSDLVFAQDEIDFPPPPPPDMQETFIVISENYKVELSGQGDSVPPEESADLTDIASHTEQNPEPQIIQSTTLVEKILHEPPLLDSIPNVSENKLFDQTHAKPQSFENVSQNYIDLVGAETLVSSESYLKSSKSQDIPLRTLPQETPLPPQHDPLATDLKITPSVPVEDQSTVNFKRQPSLISKDSRCKGLSSTQKCAPIPKEDANIPLVTPSLLQMVRLRTVNAEDQEDLSQKVTETKTEQDLFVSSQVTPQKPIRKSCIKSMESPVKASQAPSMRLQEAIRMKTAAMSSSGFPARPSLRLPTPTANSNDVPVPSPKTPDDCKSPASTASFIFSKSTKKVVIETAISPEAQASLKQSLAAELMQISDQQNSSVPNCIKKHHKVPPPVAKKPVYATNPSEKVGTVTKLTTIDSSSKQNNGVANNQSAGQQVPSTTGKE; encoded by the exons CTGGACAAAAGCATGACGAGCAGTCGAAACTGGCAGTGCATTACACAGCCTCCCAACAATACCAGGAGAATGTGTTTATTGAAGGTAGCAGGCCAAAGTATCTGGAAGATCTGCACACTGAAGCCCAAAAAggactactacaactactacaacAAGAAG AGCATAACACTGCAAGGGACCTTGAGGATGATCAGCCTGTT tccacagaaacagcacaaacAGAAAATGATGTCAACTGTGAAGAAAGGGCTAAACATCTGAGCTTTGACAGCACTGCTGACAATTCATCTATTGTATCTGCAATGTCATCAAGACCTGTGCTAACACGCCAAG GTTCAACATTTAAGCCTCTGAACCCTGTGAAGAGGCTGGACAACACCAGAAAAAGGAGTAGAAGAACGACAATTATGGGCATACCACAGCAGATTCAGAAAGAATTAT GTATGGGGAGGGTGGATTTAATTCAGATCCAAAATGATGGAGGTGATGATTCATCTGGTAGAGTCATAATCCCTAGAATTGATGGAGAGATGCCTATAACAAATAATGAAGGGGCACGTGTACACCTACAGGATATTGAAACCCTTCAAGTTTCTAGAGATGATCAACTTCTCAGGAATCACATATATGCGGTGTACAGGGATGACTTCCTTCTTAACATTAAATCTGGAACACAAATGGCCCAGAGACCCAGGTCTCTTGCTGTACCTGGAATAACAACTTCCTCTGCCCTCTTGCAAGAACCACAAGGTCCTGTTATGTCTATCTCACCACAGGCTACATATTTATCCACTATAATTCCTAATGCAATCTTACCTTCTGCAATAGATGTGATAGAAATTGATAGAAACTGCAACCGGCGAAGTGTACGTACAGTTAGCAAGAGCAGCTTAGCACCTGCAAGTCCAGCTTCTTCACACTCAGGAGGAGGTACTCATGATGAGCCAAATTCTAAATGGAGCCATTCACAATCTTCTGAGACTATTGTCTCGCAGCCTTCCACCACCTCTTTTAAAGGAAGCATTCCATCTTCACATGAGGAACAAATGAGTCTGAAGAGCTCAATAAGTTG TGATGTTGCGGAAACTGCCGAAAATAGTCGATTGTGTTCTCGTAACCTATCAGTAATGAAGGCTAAAttaccaccagcaccaccaaggAGAACATACTCTTTACACCATGAAAAACTTAAACAAGGCCCAAGGCAACTGGCTAGCACTAAAGATTTTAAATACCTAGATTCCAATGGCAGGCAACCAGATGTAGCTCTTAGTACAAAAGAAGATGCTACATCATTCTACACTGAAAATATCTCTACCCAGTCTCCAGTATCACCATCTTATGATGACACTAACTTGTCTGTGAATGTCAGTCCACAGAAACCTCTTCAAGACCCTACCGAAGATCAATCCGAATCAAATAACTCCTCCCCACAAGATATATTTGAAAGAACACTATCGCCTTCAAGTGGATATTCAAGTCAAAGTGGGACACCCACCCATTATTCTAAAGATATTTGTCCTAGCTCTCCAAGAAAGCAGAAGTTGAAGCCTCCAAAACCAGAGAGGACAGGAACACGGATTTCTCCTGCAGTTTCAGTCTCCTCATCCTTGGTTTCCCTGTCATCAAATGTATCAGATTCAGCCAATCAGCTTACACATACCCACACTACTCAATCACAGCCACCAAAGATCTCCCCTGCTGTAACAACGATAAAAAACAGAGTGACTCCACCACCTTCAGCAACCCTCAGGGACTTGTTTAACATTCCTCCTCCACCAAAGGTAAAAGCGCCTTGTCCCCCACCCCCTGAAACCTGGGTTCACAATGAATGCACAACTAAACTTTTATGTGGTCCAAGTACAAGTACCCATAGGATACAAGAGCTTCAAAAAAATGATCACGCAGACATTTTAATCATGAAAAATCAGGACACAATAGATACCACTATCCAATATTGTGATCAAAGAAAAATATCAGTAGAAAACGAAACAAATGGAACTCATTCCGAGAATAAATCAGCCATGAATGAGCACATTTTAGTACAAGAACAGGTTATTCTGGATCAAAAGGAACAAGTGGGTCATGTTATGCACAAAAGAATGCATGACAATTCAGAAGAGCTAAAAAGTAAGCAAGAAGATTCAGTAAATTCCAAGAAATTGCAATCAGAAGAAAAAATGAGTCAAATATTGACGTTAAAAGAGCACTTTGTCATTGAGTCATGTAATGTTAGTACTGTTATTTTGCCAGAGAATGACTTTTCAACGCCAGAGATAGAGAAAACAGCAGACCAGTATTTTGTTAAACATTCTACTGATAAAGAGATCCTCAATCATAGAacaccaaaaagtctaagtgttgAAGGTCCTAGAGACATTAGTATTGCTCCATCTCCTTCTCCACCTCCTGAACAttctcctccaccaccaccacccattGGGTCTGAAATGTCTTCAGTATGCTCAGTGTCTGTACTATTACAGGAGGAAGAAGTACAGCCTGAAATTGAAAAAGAACTACCCACTGTAGAGCCTTCTtggcctccaccaccaccacctatGGACGACTCATCTGACTTAGTATTTGCACAGGATGAAATTGACTtccctccacctccaccaccagaCATGCAAGAAACATTTATAGTCATATCTGAGAATTACAAGGTAGAATTATCAGGACAGGGAGACAGTGTGCCTCCTGAGGAGTCAGCTGATTTGACAGACATAGCCAGTCACACTGAGCAAAATCCAGAGCCACAAATTATTCAGAGCACAACATTAGTGGAGAAAATATTACATGAACCTCCACTACTTGATAGCATTCCAAATGTGTCAGAGAACAAACTGTTTGATCAAACACATGCCAAACCACAATCTTTCGAGAATGTTTCCCAAAATTACATTGATCTAGTTGGTGCAGAAACTCTTGTATCTTCAGAAAGTTATTTGAAATCTTCCAAATCACAGGATATACCTTTACGTACTCTGCCTCAAGAAACCCCCCTTCCACCTCAACATGATCCACTCGCTACTGATTTAAAAATTACACCTTCCGTTCCAGTGGAAGATCAGTCCACAGTTAATTTCAAAAGACAACCAAGTTTAATAAGTAAAGACAGCAGATGCAAAGGACTTTCTTCCACACAGAAATGTGCACCTATTCCTAAAGAGGATGCAAACATTCCCCTTGTCACACCTTCTCTACTTCAAATGGTTCGTTTACGGACTGTAAATGCTGAAGACCAAGAAGACCTATCACAAAAAGTTACAGAGACCAAAACAGAGCAAGATTTGTTTGTGTCTAGTCAAGTAACTCCACAAAAACCTATTCGCAAATCCTGCATAAAATCCATGGAGTCTCCTGTGAAGGCATCTCAAGCTCCTTCCATGCGCCTTCAGGAGGCTATACGTATGAAGACAGCAGCCATGTCTTCCAGTGGCTTCCCAGCAAGGCCCAGTCTACGTTTGCCAACCCCCACTGCAAACAGTAATGATGTGCCTGTACCGTCCCCTAAGACACCTGATGATTGTAAGTCCCCTGCCTCTACAGCCAGCTTCATTTTCTCCAAAAGCACAAAGAAAGTTGTTATCGAAACAGCCATATCTCCAGAGGCCCAGGCCAGCCTGAAGCAGAGCCTTGCAGCAGAGCTTATGCAAATTTCTGATCAGCAGAATTCATCAGTTCCAAATTGCATAAAGAAGCATCACAAGGTTCCACCACCTGTTGCAAAAAAACCAGTATATGCAACAAATCCATCAGAAAAAGTTGGAACTGTCACAAAGCTTACAACTATCGACTCTTCAAGTAAACAAAATAACGGAGTAGCAAATAATCAATCTGCTGGTCAGCAGGTTCCTTCCACCACAG GTAAAGAATAA
- the kiaa1522 gene encoding uncharacterized protein KIAA1522 homolog isoform X3 yields MGNPISKKKAKANFITNHHSSKVKALWNIGHVDKLNPAGQKHDEQSKLAVHYTASQQYQENVFIEGSRPKYLEDLHTEAQKGLLQLLQQEEHNTARDLEDDQPVSTETAQTENDVNCEERAKHLSFDSTADNSSIVSAMSSRPVLTRQGSTFKPLNPVKRLDNTRKRSRRTTIMGIPQQIQKELCMGRVDLIQIQNDGGDDSSGRVIIPRIDGEMPITNNEGARVHLQDIETLQVSRDDQLLRNHIYAVYRDDFLLNIKSGTQMAQRPRSLAVPGITTSSALLQEPQGPVMSISPQATYLSTIIPNAILPSAIDVIEIDRNCNRRSVRTVSKSSLAPASPASSHSGGGTHDEPNSKWSHSQSSETIVSQPSTTSFKGSIPSSHEEQMSLKSSISWSGSTSKAGGQRLEQVELSDVAETAENSRLCSRNLSVMKAKLPPAPPRRTYSLHHEKLKQGPRQLASTKDFKYLDSNGRQPDVALSTKEDATSFYTENISTQSPVSPSYDDTNLSVNVSPQKPLQDPTEDQSESNNSSPQDIFERTLSPSSGYSSQSGTPTHYSKDICPSSPRKQKLKPPKPERTGTRISPAVSVSSSLVSLSSNVSDSANQLTHTHTTQSQPPKISPAVTTIKNRVTPPPSATLRDLFNIPPPPKVKAPCPPPPETWVHNECTTKLLCGPSTSTHRIQELQKNDHADILIMKNQDTIDTTIQYCDQRKISVENETNGTHSENKSAMNEHILVQEQVILDQKEQVGHVMHKRMHDNSEELKSKQEDSVNSKKLQSEEKMSQILTLKEHFVIESCNVSTVILPENDFSTPEIEKTADQYFVKHSTDKEILNHRTPKSLSVEGPRDISIAPSPSPPPEHSPPPPPPIGSEMSSVCSVSVLLQEEEVQPEIEKELPTVEPSWPPPPPPMDDSSDLVFAQDEIDFPPPPPPDMQETFIVISENYKVELSGQGDSVPPEESADLTDIASHTEQNPEPQIIQSTTLVEKILHEPPLLDSIPNVSENKLFDQTHAKPQSFENVSQNYIDLVGAETLVSSESYLKSSKSQDIPLRTLPQETPLPPQHDPLATDLKITPSVPVEDQSTVNFKRQPSLISKDSRCKGLSSTQKCAPIPKEDANIPLVTPSLLQMVRLRTVNAEDQEDLSQKVTETKTEQDLFVSSQVTPQKPIRKSCIKSMESPVKASQAPSMRLQEAIRMKTAAMSSSGFPARPSLRLPTPTANSNDVPVPSPKTPDDCKSPASTASFIFSKSTKKVVIETAISPEAQASLKQSLAAELMQISDQQNSSVPNCIKKHHKVPPPVAKKPVYATNPSEKVGTVTKLTTIDSSSKQNNGVANNQSAGQQVPSTTGKE; encoded by the exons CTGGACAAAAGCATGACGAGCAGTCGAAACTGGCAGTGCATTACACAGCCTCCCAACAATACCAGGAGAATGTGTTTATTGAAGGTAGCAGGCCAAAGTATCTGGAAGATCTGCACACTGAAGCCCAAAAAggactactacaactactacaacAAGAAG AGCATAACACTGCAAGGGACCTTGAGGATGATCAGCCTGTT tccacagaaacagcacaaacAGAAAATGATGTCAACTGTGAAGAAAGGGCTAAACATCTGAGCTTTGACAGCACTGCTGACAATTCATCTATTGTATCTGCAATGTCATCAAGACCTGTGCTAACACGCCAAG GTTCAACATTTAAGCCTCTGAACCCTGTGAAGAGGCTGGACAACACCAGAAAAAGGAGTAGAAGAACGACAATTATGGGCATACCACAGCAGATTCAGAAAGAATTAT GTATGGGGAGGGTGGATTTAATTCAGATCCAAAATGATGGAGGTGATGATTCATCTGGTAGAGTCATAATCCCTAGAATTGATGGAGAGATGCCTATAACAAATAATGAAGGGGCACGTGTACACCTACAGGATATTGAAACCCTTCAAGTTTCTAGAGATGATCAACTTCTCAGGAATCACATATATGCGGTGTACAGGGATGACTTCCTTCTTAACATTAAATCTGGAACACAAATGGCCCAGAGACCCAGGTCTCTTGCTGTACCTGGAATAACAACTTCCTCTGCCCTCTTGCAAGAACCACAAGGTCCTGTTATGTCTATCTCACCACAGGCTACATATTTATCCACTATAATTCCTAATGCAATCTTACCTTCTGCAATAGATGTGATAGAAATTGATAGAAACTGCAACCGGCGAAGTGTACGTACAGTTAGCAAGAGCAGCTTAGCACCTGCAAGTCCAGCTTCTTCACACTCAGGAGGAGGTACTCATGATGAGCCAAATTCTAAATGGAGCCATTCACAATCTTCTGAGACTATTGTCTCGCAGCCTTCCACCACCTCTTTTAAAGGAAGCATTCCATCTTCACATGAGGAACAAATGAGTCTGAAGAGCTCAATAAGTTGGTCAGGTTCCACCAGTAAAGCAGGAGGTCAGAGACTAGAGCAAGTAGAACTAAGTGATGTTGCGGAAACTGCCGAAAATAGTCGATTGTGTTCTCGTAACCTATCAGTAATGAAGGCTAAAttaccaccagcaccaccaaggAGAACATACTCTTTACACCATGAAAAACTTAAACAAGGCCCAAGGCAACTGGCTAGCACTAAAGATTTTAAATACCTAGATTCCAATGGCAGGCAACCAGATGTAGCTCTTAGTACAAAAGAAGATGCTACATCATTCTACACTGAAAATATCTCTACCCAGTCTCCAGTATCACCATCTTATGATGACACTAACTTGTCTGTGAATGTCAGTCCACAGAAACCTCTTCAAGACCCTACCGAAGATCAATCCGAATCAAATAACTCCTCCCCACAAGATATATTTGAAAGAACACTATCGCCTTCAAGTGGATATTCAAGTCAAAGTGGGACACCCACCCATTATTCTAAAGATATTTGTCCTAGCTCTCCAAGAAAGCAGAAGTTGAAGCCTCCAAAACCAGAGAGGACAGGAACACGGATTTCTCCTGCAGTTTCAGTCTCCTCATCCTTGGTTTCCCTGTCATCAAATGTATCAGATTCAGCCAATCAGCTTACACATACCCACACTACTCAATCACAGCCACCAAAGATCTCCCCTGCTGTAACAACGATAAAAAACAGAGTGACTCCACCACCTTCAGCAACCCTCAGGGACTTGTTTAACATTCCTCCTCCACCAAAGGTAAAAGCGCCTTGTCCCCCACCCCCTGAAACCTGGGTTCACAATGAATGCACAACTAAACTTTTATGTGGTCCAAGTACAAGTACCCATAGGATACAAGAGCTTCAAAAAAATGATCACGCAGACATTTTAATCATGAAAAATCAGGACACAATAGATACCACTATCCAATATTGTGATCAAAGAAAAATATCAGTAGAAAACGAAACAAATGGAACTCATTCCGAGAATAAATCAGCCATGAATGAGCACATTTTAGTACAAGAACAGGTTATTCTGGATCAAAAGGAACAAGTGGGTCATGTTATGCACAAAAGAATGCATGACAATTCAGAAGAGCTAAAAAGTAAGCAAGAAGATTCAGTAAATTCCAAGAAATTGCAATCAGAAGAAAAAATGAGTCAAATATTGACGTTAAAAGAGCACTTTGTCATTGAGTCATGTAATGTTAGTACTGTTATTTTGCCAGAGAATGACTTTTCAACGCCAGAGATAGAGAAAACAGCAGACCAGTATTTTGTTAAACATTCTACTGATAAAGAGATCCTCAATCATAGAacaccaaaaagtctaagtgttgAAGGTCCTAGAGACATTAGTATTGCTCCATCTCCTTCTCCACCTCCTGAACAttctcctccaccaccaccacccattGGGTCTGAAATGTCTTCAGTATGCTCAGTGTCTGTACTATTACAGGAGGAAGAAGTACAGCCTGAAATTGAAAAAGAACTACCCACTGTAGAGCCTTCTtggcctccaccaccaccacctatGGACGACTCATCTGACTTAGTATTTGCACAGGATGAAATTGACTtccctccacctccaccaccagaCATGCAAGAAACATTTATAGTCATATCTGAGAATTACAAGGTAGAATTATCAGGACAGGGAGACAGTGTGCCTCCTGAGGAGTCAGCTGATTTGACAGACATAGCCAGTCACACTGAGCAAAATCCAGAGCCACAAATTATTCAGAGCACAACATTAGTGGAGAAAATATTACATGAACCTCCACTACTTGATAGCATTCCAAATGTGTCAGAGAACAAACTGTTTGATCAAACACATGCCAAACCACAATCTTTCGAGAATGTTTCCCAAAATTACATTGATCTAGTTGGTGCAGAAACTCTTGTATCTTCAGAAAGTTATTTGAAATCTTCCAAATCACAGGATATACCTTTACGTACTCTGCCTCAAGAAACCCCCCTTCCACCTCAACATGATCCACTCGCTACTGATTTAAAAATTACACCTTCCGTTCCAGTGGAAGATCAGTCCACAGTTAATTTCAAAAGACAACCAAGTTTAATAAGTAAAGACAGCAGATGCAAAGGACTTTCTTCCACACAGAAATGTGCACCTATTCCTAAAGAGGATGCAAACATTCCCCTTGTCACACCTTCTCTACTTCAAATGGTTCGTTTACGGACTGTAAATGCTGAAGACCAAGAAGACCTATCACAAAAAGTTACAGAGACCAAAACAGAGCAAGATTTGTTTGTGTCTAGTCAAGTAACTCCACAAAAACCTATTCGCAAATCCTGCATAAAATCCATGGAGTCTCCTGTGAAGGCATCTCAAGCTCCTTCCATGCGCCTTCAGGAGGCTATACGTATGAAGACAGCAGCCATGTCTTCCAGTGGCTTCCCAGCAAGGCCCAGTCTACGTTTGCCAACCCCCACTGCAAACAGTAATGATGTGCCTGTACCGTCCCCTAAGACACCTGATGATTGTAAGTCCCCTGCCTCTACAGCCAGCTTCATTTTCTCCAAAAGCACAAAGAAAGTTGTTATCGAAACAGCCATATCTCCAGAGGCCCAGGCCAGCCTGAAGCAGAGCCTTGCAGCAGAGCTTATGCAAATTTCTGATCAGCAGAATTCATCAGTTCCAAATTGCATAAAGAAGCATCACAAGGTTCCACCACCTGTTGCAAAAAAACCAGTATATGCAACAAATCCATCAGAAAAAGTTGGAACTGTCACAAAGCTTACAACTATCGACTCTTCAAGTAAACAAAATAACGGAGTAGCAAATAATCAATCTGCTGGTCAGCAGGTTCCTTCCACCACAG GTAAAGAATAA